CCCCTCTATAGGAATATTATACCATATAGAACCTATGTTCGGGGAAAATATGTTCACCTTTTAAATAATATAGCAACTTTCGGGGCATTGAGCCCCTCGGTCGCTGTGCCTTATATCCCCATGGCTAAAGCCAGGGGCTTTACGGCACTTATGGTAACAGCTATACTTATGGTAACAGCTATACTTATGGTAACAGCTATAAGGAAAATTATAGAGAGTTTCGGGAATAAAATCAATGGTGTATTTAACGCCGGAGTTATTTGCATCCTAACCACTCTCCTGCCTCCCGTCTCCTGCCTCCTGACTCCACTCTCCTGCCTCCCGTCTCCCGTCTCCTGCCTCCCGTCTCCTGACTCCACTCTCCTGACTCCTGTCTCCTGACTCCTGACTCCTGCCTCCACTCTCCTGTCTCCTGTCTCCTGCCTCCTGTCTCCTGCCTCCTGTCTCCTGACTCCTGACTCCACTCTCCTGTCTCCCGTCTCCCGTCTCCTGACTCCTGCCTCCTGTCTCCTGACTCCCGTCTCCTTATAAAAAGTGAAATAATTTACATACTTGGGAAGGAAAAATATGAATTCTGACGAATACAAAAATTAAAAGTAAATATATTTTAGCGTCCAGAGTATTTTTAAAGTCCGGAGACGTTTTTTGAGTCCAGAGGCCAGCTTATTGCTGGCCTTTTAATTTTGGCGCCAGGCGTCTTCCGAGAGGAGGTTTATTTGGTGAAAAACTACCTGCAGTTAGCCCGTCACGAGGGCAACAGCGCCCTCTTTGACGTTGTCGAAATGACAGTCATTTCGTCCAAATGGGGGGTTCCCCTGCATCTTCATGCAGAAGGTCTCAGAGGGACCGGAAAAACAACTATTATGCGTGCAGCCAGGGATATCTTCCCACGGATAACCAGAATCAAGGGCTGCCTGTACAACTGTGATCCGCAAAGGCCTCACTGCCCAGCACACAGGGATCTTCACCCTGATGTCATTGCCCAGCTGGAAACCGAGGAAATTCCAATGCCATTTCTGGAAATTTCTCATTCCGCTAAGATAGGAACTATTGTCGGAAGTATTGACCTAGCCGGAATCACTGACAGAACAAACCCAACCGCAGCTATTCTGCCAGGCATCATTCCACAGGCACACCGGGGTATCATTTTCATTGATGAAATTAACAGGCTCGCTGACACTTCTCCTGAACTCACTGATGTCCTGCTTGATGTTATGGGTACCAAACCCGGCCGTGTCCAGATCGAGGAAACAGGACTTCCGGTTGTGGAGATTCCTGTTCAAGTCTCCGTCTGGGCTGCTTCCAACCCTGACGAGGAACCCGGTCCGCTTCAGGAAATCAGGCGTCAATTGGCCGACCGCTTTGATTTGGTAATTGATATGAAGCGGACCGATGACCCTGACGCAATTGCCAATATCCTTAAACAGGCCAGTCACGTCAGGATTCAGGAACCGGTTAACCCACTGGACATCCAGGCGCGGAATATCAGGGCCAGAAAAGAGCTTGAGGGTATTGCCAGAAAACATGCCGGACTTGACTTGCCTGACTTCCTTAGAAACTACATTGCCAGGCTTTATGTCAAGTATGATATCGAGAGCTTCCGGGCTATCGAAGCAATCCAGCATGCTGCCCTGTTAAACTGTGCCCTGAGACAGCGTGATACCGTACTGGTAAGTGATGTTATCACAGTGCTGCCCCTCGCCCTGCGCCACCGGGTTGACGTGGAAGTACTGACAAGAATAATGAATTCCACTCCCGGACATTCTTCAACTCCCGTGAATACGGTTTCCGCAAGCGCGGGCCGGGATGATGAAACCCTGGCAGTAACCGATTCTCCCGAACCTGTGCCGGTAAAAGAAAAACAATCTGCTGACGGTAAATCTCTGGTAAACAGGATGCTCAACACTCTCGGCTTAAAAAAGGACCACGATGAAATAAGCTTTGCTGCTGCAAACACTCAGTCGGACCTCCCGGAGGTTTCCGAAACTCCCGGTCATCCTCCGGACCTGAAACGGATAAGTGAAATCAATTTAAATGACCTCATTCGGACTGACAAAAACCTTAAGCCCTGATATGTACGTTAAATTTTAAAGAAGGTGTCTTTATGAAAAAAGAAGACCAACAAAATGTCTATCAGCGTTCCAGGGTGATTACCCTCGGGAAAGCGCTTGCTGACCATCTTGAATGCGGTAAAGGCATTATCCTTGGAAGCTGTGCAGTTGTCAGCCGGAACTTTCACTTTGAGCCCAGAGATTCTGAAGGAACAGTCATTATTTACACTGACCGGGATGCCGGGAAGATTTTCTTTAACATGGTCGAAAATGATCAGGTAATCCACATAGATGTTTATCATCAACCTGCAGAAATTAACGTTTTCGATCTTGCCAACCGCATTCTGGTGTCCACAGCCGAATACCTTGACCTTGTTGAAGGCAAGGAAGAAAGGCTCAGCATTGAACGAGAAGCCCTTACCCTTAATCTGGCTCAGAGGGTCCATCTTAGAACAGCCACCGGTGAAGGTACTGTCCTGAAACCCTTTAAAGCGCCGGGGCTCCCGGGTGGCGCTGTCATGAGTCATGTCCACATCCTTGCCCGGCTTCCCCAAAAGTATTTGGGACTGATATATTCAATTGTTGACCAAACCGAAAAAGCAATCCTTTACCAGGACACTAAACTGAGACAGATATCAAATATTGTACATCATTCCACTACAAGGACAAATCCCGAAAATTTTCCCTTAGGGGTACCGGTTACCTTCAATAAAACCGGTACCCCACCCGAGGTAATGTTTCAAAATTACTTCCAAGCGCTTTATTCTGCTGCTGTCCAGGTTGGCAGCCTGGAAATACTGGCTAAGTTTTTAAGCTCCATCTCACCTGCCAAATTTCTGAACATGAGAGTTATGATGAAAACTCATCCATCTCTCGGTATTCTTTTGAAGGACATGGAAAAACTTAATCTGGTAATCGGAAAGCCGATGGGTTATTCCTTAACGGCCTGCGGCTATGAATTAAACCACTTCCTGCACCGGCACCAGAAAGAATTGGCTGCCCAAATCCGTAAAGCTATCAGGCAGATTCCTGCAAAGGCGGGAGCAACCCCCTTAGGACACCCTGCTCGCTGTCCGGTTAAAGAAAACATTAATTACAACTACAAAAAATCAGTAAACCGGAATGAAACAAACAGCTCAAACCCCATTGCAGTTCCCGAAACTGTCATTAATGCGGCCAAACGAAGTTATCTGGAAAACAGTAGCGCCTTATGTATCTGCAACCGTGATATCATGGTGTGTCCCAAAAGATCCCGGGCCCCTGTTGACATCTGCATTGTAGCTGACTGCAGCGGAAGCATGAAAGGTGACAAAATTTCCGCAGTCAGATGGGTAGCCGAACACCT
This DNA window, taken from Phosphitispora fastidiosa, encodes the following:
- a CDS encoding ATP-binding protein, whose product is MKNYLQLARHEGNSALFDVVEMTVISSKWGVPLHLHAEGLRGTGKTTIMRAARDIFPRITRIKGCLYNCDPQRPHCPAHRDLHPDVIAQLETEEIPMPFLEISHSAKIGTIVGSIDLAGITDRTNPTAAILPGIIPQAHRGIIFIDEINRLADTSPELTDVLLDVMGTKPGRVQIEETGLPVVEIPVQVSVWAASNPDEEPGPLQEIRRQLADRFDLVIDMKRTDDPDAIANILKQASHVRIQEPVNPLDIQARNIRARKELEGIARKHAGLDLPDFLRNYIARLYVKYDIESFRAIEAIQHAALLNCALRQRDTVLVSDVITVLPLALRHRVDVEVLTRIMNSTPGHSSTPVNTVSASAGRDDETLAVTDSPEPVPVKEKQSADGKSLVNRMLNTLGLKKDHDEISFAAANTQSDLPEVSETPGHPPDLKRISEINLNDLIRTDKNLKP
- a CDS encoding vWA domain-containing protein is translated as MKKEDQQNVYQRSRVITLGKALADHLECGKGIILGSCAVVSRNFHFEPRDSEGTVIIYTDRDAGKIFFNMVENDQVIHIDVYHQPAEINVFDLANRILVSTAEYLDLVEGKEERLSIEREALTLNLAQRVHLRTATGEGTVLKPFKAPGLPGGAVMSHVHILARLPQKYLGLIYSIVDQTEKAILYQDTKLRQISNIVHHSTTRTNPENFPLGVPVTFNKTGTPPEVMFQNYFQALYSAAVQVGSLEILAKFLSSISPAKFLNMRVMMKTHPSLGILLKDMEKLNLVIGKPMGYSLTACGYELNHFLHRHQKELAAQIRKAIRQIPAKAGATPLGHPARCPVKENINYNYKKSVNRNETNSSNPIAVPETVINAAKRSYLENSSALCICNRDIMVCPKRSRAPVDICIVADCSGSMKGDKISAVRWVAEHLLLTTRDKVALVSFQERDAAVNIEFTRNYSYMHSSLNNLAPHGLTPLAKGLETGLTLIRQSRPKNPLLVLITDGRPNTPLVSLDPVADAVNICRSFPKHRIRFTAVGIDPLGEFIPTLAEAAKGTYYLVEDIDRSSLINIMHGERKVISKTKS